In the Drosophila willistoni isolate 14030-0811.24 chromosome 3R, UCI_dwil_1.1, whole genome shotgun sequence genome, gaCTCAGCCGCAACCATGTCTGCCTTCAGTTACAGTTTTAGCTCCGCCGCCACTTTACACCCACACGCCATCGCTGTGGCAAACGCCGCTCATACTGGACACAAACCAGAAACTACTGCAGCAccatcaacaacagcagcagcagcagcagcagcagcagcagcagcagcagcatcagcaacattCGGCGCAGCAGCAGGCTGTTATTGCTTTGGTCAGTCCGCCCACATCGCCCGCCTCGTTACCTTCGCCCACCCTGCCCCACAATCCGACCGCTGTGACCGCTATGGTAGCCCCAATTGTTTCGCCCAAGGGTGGCGGTTTGCCGCCCTCGAAATTCCATCATAACACATTGGCCCAGCATCTGCAGAAGGTCGAGTGcttgaagaaaaagaaatccTTGCCGCTGGTATGccaaaacaataacaacatgGTGGAGTCATTAAACAAACCATCAGCTGTCGGTGGCATCAACAATTACAATCTAAAACAACCACCGCCATTGACAGTGTTTACGACTGGAACACAACAAGTTCAAGCGGTTCCAATCTCATCAGCGCCAGCTTCTTTTCCAGTGGCTGGACAAAAAGCACCACATTCCGTCAACACCTCCGCTCCCCCCACAATGACACccagcaatagcagcagcagcagtataGATGACAGTGATCTCAATGAGATACCCGTCAATGTAATCTTTCGCAAGCCGCCACTGTTGATGGCCGGAGTGGGAGCGGGCGCTGGTGCTGGagttggaattggaattggcACTGAATCTTTAGGTGGCTGTGGGGGAGATATGAGAATTGTGACGCCATTGACACCGCCAACGCCGCCTACGCCACCGCTGCTTGCCAATCTCTTGCCGCAACTAACGGTGGTATCTGGAGGCATTGCACCCGccctaaaaatgaaaacagcTACGCCACAACCACTCCCACCAGCAGCACCAACATCTGTACCCGCACCATTAACCATAAAAACTGAACAAAAGTCTTCCAAAGTTGCCAATGGTATTGTCGCCATCAATGCTACGCCCAAACGTCAAACGATGCAAGCAACTGGCGCCAAgaatggcaacaacaaactcatcaacaacaacaatacaccATCATTAGCAAAGATGtcaccgccgccgccaccgtTACCTTCAGTTGCATCCCCAATCCATCTTGAAACCCCAGCCCCTATCATCAAAACGGAGACATCGATACGTCGGCGACGCTGTAAACCCGCCACTAAACGCTGTCTAACAAGCAGCGAGAATGAAACCATTTTGTCGGATGTGCCCTATTGTCTGCAACAGCATTGGCTACACTCCGCCTCCTCGGGCAAGGAATTGTCTCTGGAGGCACCTCTGTCGCCGAGCAATCGACGTGAGGAGCGCATTGCTGTGCGCAAGGGATTGCTTCGTCGGCAAGCTTTGCAGTTAATCTCCACGCGATCATTGCAAGAGGTTCCCATGCGGGCAGCCAGGCAACGTCTGCAATGTATCCAGACTCTATTGGTCAAATACAAGGATCATGCAGCACAACAGCAGCCAATGTAAGTAGAATACAGGAAGAAATCTATCCAAATTGTaacatttcttttattttctttcatgtGTGTCTACAGAGGAATTGGTAATCGCTGCCTAGTGGCCAATTGCAAGGAGCCCACATTGAGTATGGCAGCCCATTGCGAACGCCACATTGTGAAGAATACCACACAGCAGCTATTCCGACCCTGCATGGCCTGGCGTATGGATGGTACAGCCTGTCAGTCACCTGTTTTTGATGTCCTGCACACGCTCACACTATGTGCTACGCATAGCCATCTGCGCGATGTGGCCAGGCAGCCACCCAAACAGGTGACTCCGCCTGTGGTAAAGGCTGCTTCAATGGTTTCTGTAGTAGTAGCCGATACGACTGTTGTGGGTGGTGGACGCAAGCGCAAAACGAATGCAAATCCGGTAAATCGTCCCCAAAAACGAGCCAGGAAACAACCCGAACAAGT is a window encoding:
- the LOC6650207 gene encoding uncharacterized protein LOC6650207, producing ATTTVAAATKRIATAATTTTTLTPLDRVAGKVTATTTTTTSTTTPSTTTPPEDLDPYAFTETIAVAPPILFNAQKSRARLNEHSSKSNNNNNNNNNNNNKRQTTAGAANRKANLVAQLNATAAAAAAAAVVAVVTTKAQASLATTTPITITATTTTTTTNFNNVTQSQSQPRQPPTLSQLQSQSQTTTTSPKRATNVCIVRPQQQEKLAGLGQHQHHQQQQLTQPQPCLPSVTVLAPPPLYTHTPSLWQTPLILDTNQKLLQHHQQQQQQQQQQQQQQQHQQHSAQQQAVIALVSPPTSPASLPSPTLPHNPTAVTAMVAPIVSPKGGGLPPSKFHHNTLAQHLQKVECLKKKKSLPLVCQNNNNMVESLNKPSAVGGINNYNLKQPPPLTVFTTGTQQVQAVPISSAPASFPVAGQKAPHSVNTSAPPTMTPSNSSSSSIDDSDLNEIPVNVIFRKPPLLMAGVGAGAGAGVGIGIGTESLGGCGGDMRIVTPLTPPTPPTPPLLANLLPQLTVVSGGIAPALKMKTATPQPLPPAAPTSVPAPLTIKTEQKSSKVANGIVAINATPKRQTMQATGAKNGNNKLINNNNTPSLAKMSPPPPPLPSVASPIHLETPAPIIKTETSIRRRRCKPATKRCLTSSENETILSDVPYCLQQHWLHSASSGKELSLEAPLSPSNRREERIAVRKGLLRRQALQLISTRSLQEVPMRAARQRLQCIQTLLVKYKDHAAQQQPIGIGNRCLVANCKEPTLSMAAHCERHIVKNTTQQLFRPCMAWRMDGTACQSPVFDVLHTLTLCATHSHLRDVARQPPKQVTPPVVKAASMVSVVVADTTVVGGGRKRKTNANPVNRPQKRARKQPEQVITTLPLVMPSTVLQRKSSTTSLESIASNSQSSGNSQSQLPYIPRHSTTPTSVSASAIINTPAASLSNPNLSIPPALAPLSSDYHHQQQQQQQQPMLMPKFEPEEQQLPLIKFEAEQQHLDNSFNLLANANIKAEEISQIVAQLAAADSDLHHHNNNSLHFNHNTNSSSTIHNSNNNNNSLNYSNNNSISSQGGDSISFPSFNTAFGNAMGGQHTITHNGINRNNNIEQMGDTANLLGQDLFGVCDNSSAYASSEDTGLGGLSESELMGANDADDIALNGAHLLEEHDLVNVFDTLPDDAFNELFQSVQQAECEAMDRALEIADKNLKCLQQTIGGSGDSAFLNDFLDVSDDLLSVMNSPNTSGIDASTIVDNSNSSNGPNNCAPAGTVLDIRGLVQT